In Deltaproteobacteria bacterium, a genomic segment contains:
- a CDS encoding flavodoxin family protein → MIKILGICGSPVKDSNTERILEEALKSIQREGVETEIVTLHGKTVQDCIHCNWCLLKQEEEKFCSIEDDMAEIYRAIMDADGLLLATPVYIGRLSGHMAAVLDRMRALDYGKRVTKCLKHKTGAGIAVSWYRNSGIETTLMTLHWAFMTWQMVIATPGSLATFGGAGVSSLGGTGEFDPKDKHQVLKDSFGLETAKLTAASLLELTEIVKKGKERVP, encoded by the coding sequence ATGATCAAGATCTTAGGAATCTGCGGCAGTCCGGTTAAAGACTCGAACACGGAGCGTATTCTTGAGGAAGCGCTGAAATCGATTCAGCGCGAGGGCGTTGAAACCGAAATCGTGACCTTGCACGGGAAAACCGTCCAGGATTGTATTCACTGCAACTGGTGCCTTTTAAAGCAGGAGGAAGAGAAATTCTGTTCCATCGAAGACGACATGGCGGAAATTTACCGGGCCATTATGGACGCTGACGGACTTCTGCTGGCCACTCCGGTTTACATCGGCCGACTTTCGGGACACATGGCGGCTGTTCTGGATAGAATGCGCGCGCTCGATTACGGCAAACGAGTGACCAAGTGCCTCAAACACAAGACGGGGGCCGGGATTGCGGTGAGCTGGTACAGAAACTCGGGTATCGAAACCACCCTTATGACGCTGCACTGGGCATTTATGACCTGGCAAATGGTGATAGCCACGCCGGGCTCGCTTGCCACGTTCGGCGGTGCGGGAGTCAGCAGCTTGGGCGGTACGGGCGAATTCGATCCCAAAGACAAACATCAGGTGCTGAAGGATTCCTTTGGACTGGAAACGGCCAAGTTAACCGCTGCGAGCCTCCTCGAACTCACGGAGATCGTGAAAAAAGGGAAAGAGCGAGTACCGTGA
- the priA gene encoding primosomal protein N', with the protein MTVKRSETPMLAEIAVPVSVRIPYTYLVPKPMEIDLQVGHRVLVTFGSRFLGGYVLELRRVPPEKELKTIAEILDPLPLFPPEMIPFYKWISEYYLYPVGLVIQTGLPGGLSVRTLKEIRLMETGSREVPPADSSEIERQILSSLAQKGTIRLAALASQIEAKDLGRAVRSLERKGWVETGMRLRGDTVRPLEVKVIQKGDVPRKPTPKQGAIWELVAGMGEVLQSEVTARFPGCTPTLRSMEKKGWIRVRSEQGYRDPFDHELYLTGKEPEPSEDQKLVLDALYESLNRDSFQPYMLHGVTGSGKTEVYLRAVHRAMALGKTALVLTPEITLASQMEGHFRSRFGHRLALLHSGLTQGERYDQWMRVVRGEATVVLGVRSAVFAPLRNLGLIVVDEEHEQAYKQEDRLRYHARDLALVRAKMAKAVVLLGSATPSFQSYRNAVRNKYRTITLPKRIGKSVLPRVHVVDMSQEKIGTRFSRQLLERIEQNLSKGDQTLLFLNRRGYSPLLFCPRCRNTVQCPHCHVSLTLHGHENETSGTLLCHYCGFTSTDMDACPVCQFPRLIPLGAGTEKIEKTLADQFPSARIARMDKDAVSSRTDLFRLMKSFHSREIDILVGTQMIAKGLDFPGVTLVGVLAADHSLHFPDYAATERTFQLLSQVSGRSGRREEQGDVVIQTFHPEHYCIENARTHRFHAFYLDEIVHRHELTYPPFCRLAVIRISSPDALKSRDAAWALGRLARERADQVQGIRVLGPAPAPLGKLKGRYRWHILVKAAESVAMHRFLNQVWPQCETALKPYKATAILDVDPVSML; encoded by the coding sequence GTGACGGTTAAGCGTTCTGAAACTCCCATGTTGGCCGAGATCGCGGTACCGGTCTCGGTGCGTATCCCGTATACGTATTTGGTTCCGAAGCCGATGGAGATCGATCTCCAGGTGGGGCATCGTGTACTCGTGACTTTTGGGTCGCGTTTCTTGGGAGGGTATGTTCTCGAACTTCGCCGCGTCCCACCCGAAAAGGAACTCAAAACAATCGCCGAGATTCTGGATCCGCTGCCGCTTTTTCCGCCGGAAATGATTCCTTTCTACAAATGGATTTCGGAGTACTATCTCTACCCCGTCGGCCTGGTCATCCAAACGGGATTGCCCGGCGGGCTTTCCGTGCGAACCCTCAAGGAGATCCGGCTTATGGAGACTGGAAGTCGGGAAGTCCCCCCGGCGGATTCCAGCGAAATCGAGCGGCAAATTCTGTCTTCGTTGGCGCAGAAGGGAACCATTCGACTGGCCGCCCTGGCTTCGCAAATAGAAGCCAAGGACCTCGGCCGCGCCGTTCGTTCGCTGGAACGAAAGGGATGGGTAGAAACGGGCATGCGGCTTAGGGGCGACACGGTTCGACCGCTGGAGGTAAAGGTAATCCAAAAAGGCGACGTTCCGCGGAAACCCACCCCGAAACAGGGTGCGATCTGGGAATTGGTGGCAGGCATGGGTGAGGTGCTTCAGAGCGAGGTAACGGCGCGGTTTCCGGGTTGCACGCCCACGCTGAGAAGCATGGAGAAAAAGGGCTGGATCCGGGTGCGTTCGGAGCAGGGGTACCGGGATCCTTTTGACCATGAGCTTTACCTTACCGGAAAGGAACCCGAGCCGTCCGAAGATCAGAAGCTGGTGCTGGATGCCCTTTACGAAAGCTTAAACAGGGACTCGTTCCAGCCTTACATGCTGCACGGTGTTACCGGCAGTGGGAAGACAGAGGTATATTTGCGGGCCGTTCATCGGGCCATGGCGCTCGGCAAGACGGCCCTGGTCCTGACGCCGGAAATCACGCTGGCGTCCCAGATGGAGGGACACTTCCGGTCCAGATTCGGGCATCGCCTGGCCCTCCTTCACAGCGGACTTACGCAGGGTGAACGGTATGATCAGTGGATGCGCGTTGTCCGTGGGGAAGCGACCGTAGTTCTGGGAGTTCGCTCCGCTGTTTTTGCACCGCTTCGGAATCTGGGGCTCATTGTTGTGGATGAGGAACACGAGCAGGCCTACAAGCAGGAAGATCGACTGAGATATCATGCTCGTGATCTGGCGCTGGTACGAGCGAAAATGGCGAAAGCCGTCGTCCTGTTGGGCAGTGCTACGCCTTCTTTTCAAAGCTACCGCAATGCGGTTCGAAACAAGTATCGGACGATCACGCTTCCGAAACGAATCGGAAAAAGCGTTTTGCCCAGGGTCCATGTGGTGGACATGAGTCAAGAAAAGATCGGAACCCGATTTTCCCGGCAACTCCTCGAGCGAATCGAGCAGAACCTTTCGAAAGGGGATCAGACGCTTCTATTTCTGAACCGGCGGGGCTACTCTCCGCTCCTGTTTTGTCCCCGATGCCGGAACACGGTTCAATGCCCCCACTGTCATGTTTCCTTGACCCTCCATGGGCATGAGAATGAAACGTCGGGAACATTGCTATGTCACTACTGCGGATTCACTAGCACGGACATGGATGCATGCCCCGTGTGCCAATTTCCCCGCCTGATTCCGCTGGGGGCGGGTACGGAAAAGATCGAAAAAACGCTGGCCGATCAGTTTCCTTCGGCCAGAATCGCCCGTATGGACAAGGACGCCGTTTCGTCCCGAACGGACCTTTTCCGGCTTATGAAGTCCTTTCACAGTCGTGAAATCGATATCCTTGTAGGAACCCAAATGATCGCGAAGGGCCTGGATTTTCCAGGTGTGACATTGGTAGGGGTGCTGGCTGCCGACCATTCGCTCCATTTTCCGGACTACGCTGCAACGGAGCGAACGTTCCAGTTGCTGAGCCAGGTGTCGGGCCGCTCCGGCAGGCGTGAAGAGCAGGGAGACGTGGTTATCCAGACCTTCCATCCGGAACACTACTGCATCGAGAATGCGCGCACACACCGGTTCCACGCCTTTTACCTGGACGAAATTGTGCATCGTCATGAACTGACGTATCCTCCCTTTTGCCGGCTGGCCGTCATTCGGATCTCCAGTCCGGATGCGCTTAAGAGTCGTGACGCTGCTTGGGCGCTTGGCCGCCTTGCAAGGGAACGAGCCGACCAAGTCCAAGGCATTCGCGTGCTGGGGCCGGCCCCGGCGCCTCTTGGCAAGCTCAAAGGGCGCTATCGCTGGCATATTCTGGTGAAGGCCGCCGAGTCCGTCGCGATGCACCGCTTTCTCAACCAGGTTTGGCCCCAATGCGAAACGGCGTTAAAGCCGTATAAAGCAACAGCCATCCTGGATGTGGATCCGGTGAGTATGCTCTGA
- a CDS encoding TRAP transporter substrate-binding protein codes for MIINKLQLQGLAAGVTLFVLFCGNVDAATLRVRVAHTESLTHAVNVALLVFKYKVETLTNQIIEVEVLPEGRMGDDASLLEQVLLGEIQLSVIPIRLTLSMVPQAALAEMPFFFDNPKSGLGALNGDYSDALFPLFEEKGLVPLAWVHYGSLAVIDADKPLHDPEDFNGLRINGPEDPLFYDSMRALGAVPSSLSGEPLTGAVENGDVQALQIPLALVLEANQEKINRFVTASFQSMDMGLLVANAAFWQSLVPKFRAILREASDDFEAVNRGYQVQQEVDLLRKAAARGLSVEVMDENQRALFRQKMTPLYENWRHLLGPKWFDTFSNALAEKDIY; via the coding sequence ATGATCATCAACAAGTTACAACTACAAGGTCTCGCCGCCGGCGTTACGCTCTTCGTTCTGTTCTGCGGAAATGTCGACGCAGCAACGCTTCGAGTTCGAGTGGCCCACACGGAAAGTTTGACACATGCGGTCAACGTAGCGCTTCTCGTGTTTAAGTATAAGGTTGAAACCCTGACCAATCAAATCATCGAGGTGGAAGTCTTACCGGAGGGCCGCATGGGCGATGACGCCTCCCTCCTTGAACAGGTCTTGCTGGGAGAAATACAATTATCGGTTATTCCGATTAGATTGACTCTGAGCATGGTTCCTCAAGCAGCTTTGGCCGAAATGCCTTTCTTTTTCGACAACCCGAAGTCCGGACTCGGCGCTTTGAACGGCGACTATTCGGATGCGTTGTTTCCTCTGTTCGAGGAAAAAGGACTGGTTCCTCTGGCCTGGGTCCATTACGGCAGCCTGGCCGTCATAGACGCCGACAAGCCGCTGCACGATCCCGAGGATTTCAACGGATTGCGGATCAATGGTCCGGAAGACCCTCTGTTTTATGATTCCATGCGGGCACTGGGAGCCGTGCCCAGCAGTTTGAGCGGTGAACCCCTGACCGGCGCCGTTGAAAACGGAGACGTCCAGGCGCTTCAAATACCGCTTGCTCTGGTCTTGGAAGCGAACCAGGAAAAGATAAACCGGTTTGTGACCGCATCCTTCCAATCGATGGACATGGGTCTCCTGGTGGCCAACGCGGCCTTCTGGCAGAGCCTTGTTCCCAAATTTCGCGCCATATTAAGGGAGGCTTCAGATGACTTCGAAGCGGTCAATCGAGGTTATCAAGTCCAGCAGGAAGTGGATCTGCTCCGCAAGGCCGCCGCTCGAGGACTTTCCGTGGAAGTGATGGACGAAAACCAAAGGGCGCTTTTTCGGCAGAAGATGACTCCTCTGTACGAAAACTGGCGTCACCTATTGGGGCCCAAGTGGTTTGATACTTTTTCAAATGCGCTTGCCGAAAAGGACATCTACTAG
- a CDS encoding peptidoglycan DD-metalloendopeptidase family protein — MRRTSEPMGFLYWEELRDGKSTNGSGGLTSADAVSPDAPRIIEKALKFKKGDTFFRKTTMLGLPRDAVIGIIASVRKAMDLKSIAVGDSLTLRRREGASDWFDLVFEKEDEYRLVITSGSDGYLVVKQPVILMPKLRVVEGTIENSLYTGARKAGLSYGLFHQLVDIFGWDVDFLTDLRRGDSFKVVYESWYRDGKLVKDGVILAARFTNNGRVLDAFWFQEEGDRDDYFDSEGRNLRRAFLKSPLQYRRISSTFSYKRFHPILKIYRPHLGVDYAAPSGTPVQTIGDGKVVFCGWKNGFGRLVEIRHNHGITSSYGHLRGFEKSVKTGRRVTQGQLIGWVGQSGLATGPHLHFAMVDGGKHLNPLQALRQSPPLKSLSSYHRKAFEERVAKYGPMLEGGNQLAAAE, encoded by the coding sequence GTGAGAAGAACGTCGGAACCGATGGGGTTCCTGTACTGGGAAGAATTGCGGGACGGGAAGAGCACGAACGGATCCGGCGGCCTGACCTCTGCCGACGCCGTCTCTCCGGACGCCCCCCGAATCATCGAGAAAGCCCTCAAGTTTAAAAAGGGCGATACTTTTTTCCGAAAAACCACGATGCTTGGCCTACCGAGGGACGCGGTCATCGGGATCATCGCATCGGTTCGCAAGGCCATGGACCTTAAAAGTATCGCCGTGGGGGATAGCCTGACCCTGAGGAGAAGGGAAGGGGCATCGGACTGGTTCGATCTGGTATTCGAAAAGGAAGACGAGTACAGGTTGGTCATTACATCCGGGTCCGACGGGTACCTCGTGGTAAAGCAGCCCGTGATTTTAATGCCGAAGCTCCGTGTGGTCGAAGGCACTATCGAGAATTCCCTCTACACGGGCGCCCGGAAGGCAGGCCTGAGCTATGGGCTGTTTCATCAGTTGGTGGATATTTTTGGTTGGGATGTAGATTTTCTGACGGATTTGCGGCGGGGGGATTCATTCAAAGTCGTTTATGAGTCGTGGTATCGCGACGGCAAGCTCGTGAAGGACGGTGTTATCCTCGCGGCGCGTTTTACCAATAACGGCCGGGTGCTGGATGCCTTCTGGTTTCAGGAGGAAGGTGACCGGGATGATTATTTCGATTCGGAAGGCCGAAATCTCAGAAGAGCTTTTCTGAAATCTCCGTTGCAGTACAGAAGAATCAGCTCGACCTTTTCTTACAAGCGATTTCACCCCATTCTAAAAATATATCGGCCCCATCTGGGAGTCGATTACGCAGCCCCTTCGGGGACTCCGGTTCAGACGATCGGTGACGGAAAAGTTGTTTTTTGCGGCTGGAAGAACGGTTTTGGCCGGCTCGTCGAAATTCGGCACAATCACGGAATCACATCGTCCTATGGTCACCTGCGTGGCTTCGAAAAAAGTGTCAAAACGGGGAGAAGGGTCACGCAGGGTCAGTTGATCGGATGGGTCGGGCAATCGGGCCTGGCCACCGGCCCTCACCTCCATTTTGCAATGGTAGACGGAGGTAAGCACTTGAATCCATTGCAAGCGCTCAGACAGTCGCCTCCCCTGAAGTCGCTGTCGTCCTATCATCGGAAGGCGTTCGAAGAGCGGGTGGCCAAATACGGACCCATGCTCGAGGGCGGGAATCAGTTGGCGGCCGCCGAATAG